One window from the genome of Babylonia areolata isolate BAREFJ2019XMU chromosome 13, ASM4173473v1, whole genome shotgun sequence encodes:
- the LOC143288918 gene encoding monocarboxylate transporter 5-like isoform X1 encodes MTRLTEDSHQSIALLEKNTPTEPANGQRKNNEASHHTPPLGDVKKKEKKKEKQKERQDKEEKDSRREEKQGEGETDRREEEESRRRKEEEEEEKKKKKKKSNDVDIPDDGVPYDRGWAWMIVLAGFVNFVVAAGYNRGTFIFFVNFLEEFQAPVTETALLFGVKSGVNSIVGLFIMNAVVGRFGVRKTVLVGSICISLSAILGSFAYDVTSLILSQAVLHGLGMSMLNQPCTVLLGFYFKRRRSLANSVAKCGVGIGAVAFPPVVTYLLKHYGLRGALLLMGAICLHSVMAAMLLRPVSFYKKRKRLSDEEESCAGVLVVGDGKAASATKADRKYGDDCDESRLEGTRCRRTKANTDVTADENGNPQATRAVYRLGKGESDGVGDHCDVVIEQEVRSISCLSGQTKELTELHTLSWHLDTVDLSKSAPNLNLLDTNTFRPRARSFSDHKAVCSSSSSADRTGHVLDVLSQSHVVHYMSSPNLELDGTPCVVTAAPGPTDRRHSLTSRTCWGRARAVGSKVVGVLDFGLFHSPMFRLLAVFFFTCPMAQAVTTYLPAMATERGLDQDQIAVLLSIIGGLDFCCRLACGFIADLKILKVSTMIGFGFTILGVVCQLTPFMTSFSLLIGLAVVQGLLGGVAACLVPILIMEDIGLENTAKALGFNKLFSGAAMAAFHPFLGYIRDSTGSYDVAYHVIGGVILLSAAVIVCVRFMPHTLPSSRDITGPHTEQLSPLNQHSADDNVQQTKSS; translated from the exons ATGACAAGACTTACGGAAGATTCTCACCAGTCGATAGCGTTACTGGAAAAAAACACGCCGACAGAACCTGCAAACGGACAGCGTAAGAACAACGAGGCCAGTCACCACACACCGCCGCTGGGAgacgtgaagaagaaggagaagaagaaggagaagcagaaagagagacaggacaaagaggagaaagacagcaggagagaggagaagcagggagagggggagacagacagacgggaggaggaagagagcaggagaaggaaggaggaggaggaagaggagaagaagaagaagaagaagaagtcaaatgACGTGGACATTCCGGATGACGGTGTCCCATACGACAGAGGCTGGGCCTGGATGATCGTTCTGg cgGGCTTCGTGAACTTCGTGGTGGCAGCAGGCTACAACCGCGGCACCTTTATCTTCTTCGTCAACTTTCTCGAGGAGTTCCAGGCACCAGTGACCGAGACGGCTCTCCTCTTCGGTGTCAAGTCTGGCGTCAACAGCATTGtag GCCTGTTTATAATGAATGCCGTGGTGGGTCGTTTCGGCGTACGCAAAACAGTTCTTGTGGGCAGCATTTGCATCTCTCTCAGCGCCATCTTGGGATCCTTCGCTTATGACGTCACTTCCTTGATTCTGTCGCAGGCGGTTTTACACG gTCTGGGGATGTCCATGCTGAACCAGCCCTGCACCGTCCTCCTCGGCTTCTACTTCAAGCGGCGCCGGTCCCTGGCCAACTCCGTCGCCAAGTGCGGGGTCGGGATCGGGGCGGTGGCCTTCCCCCCCGTCGTCACCTACCTCCTGAAGCACTACGGCCTCAGGGGGGCGCTGCTGCTCATGGGCGCCATCTGCCTGCACTCCGTCATGGCCGCCATGTTGCTGCGGCCTGTCTCCTTCTACAAGAAGCGGAAACGGCTTTCGGATGAAGAAGAAAGTTGTGCTGGAGTACTCGTCGTGGGTGACGGAAAGGCCGCCTCGGCGACAAAAGCTGACAGGAAATACGGCGATGACTGCGATGAGAGCCGGTTGGAAGGGACTCGTTGCAGACGTACTAAGGCAAACACCGATGTTACTGCTGATGAGAACGGTAATCCCCAAGCAACAAGAGCTGTTTACCGTCTTGGTAAGGGTGAATCagatggagtgggtgatcatTGTGATGTCGTCATCGAACAGGAAGTTCGTTCCATTTCCTGTTTATCAGGACAGACAAAGGAGCTGACAGAGTTACATACCCTGTCctggcacctggacactgttgacTTGTCAAAGAGTGCGCCAAATCTGAACCTCTTGGATACGAACACTTTTCGTCCTCGTGCTAGATCGTTTTCAGATCATAAAGCTGTGTGTTCGTCCAG CAGTAGTGCCGACAGGACGGGGCACGTGCTGGACGTGCTCAGCCAGTCCCACGTGGTCCACTACATGTCCAGCCCGAACCTGGAGCTGGACGGCACGCCGTGTGTGGTCACTGCTGCCCCCGGCCCCACTGACCGCCGCCACTCACTCACCTCGCG CACGTGCTGGGGTCGGGCCCGTGCAGTGGGCAGCAAGGTGGTCGGGGTGCTGGACTTCGGGCTGTTCCACAGCCCCATGTTCCGCCTGCTGGCGGTGTTCTTTTTCACCTGCCCCATGGCCCAAGCCGTCACCACCTACCTGCCGGCCATGGCCACAGAGAGGGGTTTGGACCAGGACCAGATTGCCGTGCTGCTCAG CATCATTGGAGGCTTAGACTTCTGTTGCCGACTGGCGTGTGGATTTATCGCTGATTTAAAGATCTTGAAG GTCTCCACAATGATTGGCTTCGGCTTCACCATTCTGGGCGTGGTCTGCCAACTGACACCCTTCATGACCAGCTTCTCTCTTCTGATTGGCTTAGCCGTGGTGCAGGGCCTCCTTGGGGGCGTGGCTGCCTGCTTGGTGCCCATCCTCATCATGGAAGACATCGGGCTGGAGAACACAGCCAAGGCCTTGGGCTTCAACAAGCTGTTCAGTGGAGCAGCCATGGCCGCCTTCCACCCTTTCCttg
- the LOC143288918 gene encoding monocarboxylate transporter 5-like isoform X2, which yields MTRLTEDSHQSIALLEKNTPTEPANGQRKNNEASHHTPPLGDVKKKEKKKEKQKERQDKEEKDSRREEKQGEGETDRREEEESRRRKEEEEEEKKKKKKKSNDVDIPDDGVPYDRGWAWMIVLAGFVNFVVAAGYNRGTFIFFVNFLEEFQAPVTETALLFGVKSGVNSIVGLFIMNAVVGRFGVRKTVLVGSICISLSAILGSFAYDVTSLILSQAVLHGLGMSMLNQPCTVLLGFYFKRRRSLANSVAKCGVGIGAVAFPPVVTYLLKHYGLRGALLLMGAICLHSVMAAMLLRPVSFYKKRKRLSDEEESCAGVLVVGDGKAASATKADRKYGDDCDESRLEGTRCRRTKANTDVTADENGNPQATRAVYRLGKGESDGVGDHCDVVIEQEVRSISCLSGQTKELTELHTLSWHLDTVDLSKSAPNLNLLDTNTFRPRARSFSDHKAVCSSSSADRTGHVLDVLSQSHVVHYMSSPNLELDGTPCVVTAAPGPTDRRHSLTSRTCWGRARAVGSKVVGVLDFGLFHSPMFRLLAVFFFTCPMAQAVTTYLPAMATERGLDQDQIAVLLSIIGGLDFCCRLACGFIADLKILKVSTMIGFGFTILGVVCQLTPFMTSFSLLIGLAVVQGLLGGVAACLVPILIMEDIGLENTAKALGFNKLFSGAAMAAFHPFLGYIRDSTGSYDVAYHVIGGVILLSAAVIVCVRFMPHTLPSSRDITGPHTEQLSPLNQHSADDNVQQTKSS from the exons ATGACAAGACTTACGGAAGATTCTCACCAGTCGATAGCGTTACTGGAAAAAAACACGCCGACAGAACCTGCAAACGGACAGCGTAAGAACAACGAGGCCAGTCACCACACACCGCCGCTGGGAgacgtgaagaagaaggagaagaagaaggagaagcagaaagagagacaggacaaagaggagaaagacagcaggagagaggagaagcagggagagggggagacagacagacgggaggaggaagagagcaggagaaggaaggaggaggaggaagaggagaagaagaagaagaagaagaagtcaaatgACGTGGACATTCCGGATGACGGTGTCCCATACGACAGAGGCTGGGCCTGGATGATCGTTCTGg cgGGCTTCGTGAACTTCGTGGTGGCAGCAGGCTACAACCGCGGCACCTTTATCTTCTTCGTCAACTTTCTCGAGGAGTTCCAGGCACCAGTGACCGAGACGGCTCTCCTCTTCGGTGTCAAGTCTGGCGTCAACAGCATTGtag GCCTGTTTATAATGAATGCCGTGGTGGGTCGTTTCGGCGTACGCAAAACAGTTCTTGTGGGCAGCATTTGCATCTCTCTCAGCGCCATCTTGGGATCCTTCGCTTATGACGTCACTTCCTTGATTCTGTCGCAGGCGGTTTTACACG gTCTGGGGATGTCCATGCTGAACCAGCCCTGCACCGTCCTCCTCGGCTTCTACTTCAAGCGGCGCCGGTCCCTGGCCAACTCCGTCGCCAAGTGCGGGGTCGGGATCGGGGCGGTGGCCTTCCCCCCCGTCGTCACCTACCTCCTGAAGCACTACGGCCTCAGGGGGGCGCTGCTGCTCATGGGCGCCATCTGCCTGCACTCCGTCATGGCCGCCATGTTGCTGCGGCCTGTCTCCTTCTACAAGAAGCGGAAACGGCTTTCGGATGAAGAAGAAAGTTGTGCTGGAGTACTCGTCGTGGGTGACGGAAAGGCCGCCTCGGCGACAAAAGCTGACAGGAAATACGGCGATGACTGCGATGAGAGCCGGTTGGAAGGGACTCGTTGCAGACGTACTAAGGCAAACACCGATGTTACTGCTGATGAGAACGGTAATCCCCAAGCAACAAGAGCTGTTTACCGTCTTGGTAAGGGTGAATCagatggagtgggtgatcatTGTGATGTCGTCATCGAACAGGAAGTTCGTTCCATTTCCTGTTTATCAGGACAGACAAAGGAGCTGACAGAGTTACATACCCTGTCctggcacctggacactgttgacTTGTCAAAGAGTGCGCCAAATCTGAACCTCTTGGATACGAACACTTTTCGTCCTCGTGCTAGATCGTTTTCAGATCATAAAGCTGTGTGTTCGTCCAG TAGTGCCGACAGGACGGGGCACGTGCTGGACGTGCTCAGCCAGTCCCACGTGGTCCACTACATGTCCAGCCCGAACCTGGAGCTGGACGGCACGCCGTGTGTGGTCACTGCTGCCCCCGGCCCCACTGACCGCCGCCACTCACTCACCTCGCG CACGTGCTGGGGTCGGGCCCGTGCAGTGGGCAGCAAGGTGGTCGGGGTGCTGGACTTCGGGCTGTTCCACAGCCCCATGTTCCGCCTGCTGGCGGTGTTCTTTTTCACCTGCCCCATGGCCCAAGCCGTCACCACCTACCTGCCGGCCATGGCCACAGAGAGGGGTTTGGACCAGGACCAGATTGCCGTGCTGCTCAG CATCATTGGAGGCTTAGACTTCTGTTGCCGACTGGCGTGTGGATTTATCGCTGATTTAAAGATCTTGAAG GTCTCCACAATGATTGGCTTCGGCTTCACCATTCTGGGCGTGGTCTGCCAACTGACACCCTTCATGACCAGCTTCTCTCTTCTGATTGGCTTAGCCGTGGTGCAGGGCCTCCTTGGGGGCGTGGCTGCCTGCTTGGTGCCCATCCTCATCATGGAAGACATCGGGCTGGAGAACACAGCCAAGGCCTTGGGCTTCAACAAGCTGTTCAGTGGAGCAGCCATGGCCGCCTTCCACCCTTTCCttg